A single window of Rhizobium sp. SL42 DNA harbors:
- a CDS encoding Bug family tripartite tricarboxylate transporter substrate binding protein: protein MKKLFLASLIAGAMSLPAFAADYTIIAPANPGGGWDQTARSIQTVMQQEGISGNVQVQNVPGAGGTIGLAQFASQAAGNPNSLIVGGYVMVGAILTNKSPVTLKDVTPIARLTGEYEAIVVPASSPFQTMGDLVEALKKDPGSVSWGGGSAGGTDHIAVGLIAKAAGVDPTKINYIAFSGGGEALAAILGSQVSAGISGYGEFESQVKSGTLRLLAVSSDERIAGVDAPTLKESGLDVSVQNWRMIAAAPGLSDEQKAAVSADIEKLVKSAGWQETLKTKGWADTYLSGPAFDEQLAKDVAATETVLKDIGLVK, encoded by the coding sequence TTGAAGAAACTGTTTCTCGCATCGCTGATCGCCGGCGCCATGTCGCTGCCGGCATTCGCTGCCGACTACACCATCATTGCACCGGCCAACCCCGGCGGCGGCTGGGACCAGACGGCCCGCTCCATCCAGACCGTGATGCAGCAGGAAGGCATTTCCGGCAATGTGCAGGTCCAGAATGTCCCGGGCGCCGGCGGCACGATCGGTCTTGCCCAGTTCGCCAGCCAGGCAGCCGGCAATCCCAATTCGCTGATCGTCGGCGGCTATGTCATGGTCGGCGCCATCCTGACCAACAAGTCGCCCGTAACCCTGAAGGACGTGACCCCGATCGCGCGCCTGACCGGCGAGTATGAAGCCATCGTCGTTCCGGCCTCTTCGCCCTTCCAGACCATGGGTGACCTGGTCGAAGCGCTGAAGAAGGATCCGGGTTCGGTTTCCTGGGGCGGCGGCTCGGCCGGTGGCACGGACCACATCGCCGTTGGCCTGATCGCCAAGGCGGCCGGTGTGGACCCGACCAAGATCAACTACATCGCGTTTTCCGGTGGTGGCGAAGCGCTTGCCGCCATCCTCGGCAGCCAGGTTTCAGCCGGCATTTCCGGCTACGGCGAATTCGAATCCCAGGTGAAGTCCGGCACGCTGCGCCTGCTCGCCGTGTCCAGCGACGAGCGCATCGCCGGCGTGGACGCGCCGACCCTGAAGGAATCCGGCCTCGACGTCTCTGTCCAGAACTGGCGCATGATCGCCGCGGCTCCGGGCCTTTCGGACGAACAGAAGGCAGCTGTTTCGGCCGACATCGAAAAGCTGGTCAAGTCGGCCGGCTGGCAGGAAACGCTGAAGACCAAGGGCTGGGCTGACACCTATCTTTCCGGCCCTGCCTTCGACGAACAGCTGGCCAAGGATGTTGCAGCGACGGAAACCGTCCTGAAAGACATCGGATTGGTGAAATGA
- a CDS encoding histidine phosphatase family protein — protein sequence MFGLYLTHPQVKIDPLVPVPQWGLSDVGRKRAEQTARRPWIRSLKRIVASNEVKAVETAEILATGAGIGFERVEAMHENDRSATGFLEPTAFEAAADRFFAHPEESFHGWERAIDAQKRIVEAVSRILSSHDPRQPIAFVGHGGVGTLLKCHLSGVPIARSSDQPGGGGYLFAFALDDRRPTCSWTAMEHWQP from the coding sequence ATGTTCGGCCTGTACCTCACCCATCCGCAGGTGAAGATCGATCCTCTGGTCCCCGTTCCGCAATGGGGACTGTCCGATGTGGGTCGCAAGAGGGCCGAGCAGACGGCGCGCCGCCCATGGATCCGCTCACTCAAGCGCATCGTTGCCAGCAATGAAGTGAAGGCGGTCGAGACGGCGGAAATCCTGGCCACCGGCGCGGGCATCGGTTTCGAGCGCGTCGAGGCCATGCACGAAAACGACCGATCGGCGACCGGTTTTCTGGAACCGACCGCGTTTGAAGCGGCAGCCGACCGGTTCTTTGCCCATCCCGAGGAAAGCTTTCACGGCTGGGAGCGTGCCATCGATGCACAGAAGCGGATCGTCGAAGCAGTCTCCAGGATCCTTTCCAGTCACGATCCTCGCCAGCCGATCGCCTTTGTCGGACATGGCGGCGTCGGAACTCTGCTGAAATGTCATCTGTCCGGCGTGCCGATTGCGCGAAGCTCCGACCAACCTGGCGGCGGCGGCTATCTCTTTGCCTTCGCGCTCGATGATCGACGCCCCACCTGTAGCTGGACCGCCATGGAACACTGGCAGCCGTAG
- the fixJ gene encoding response regulator FixJ: MADFTVHIVDDEEPVRKSLAFLLTMNGFAVRIHETAAAFAEFAPNARNAVLITDLRMPEMSGIDLVRRLAAMKLKVPSIVITGHGDIPMAVEAMKAGATDFIEKPFEDTVIIDAIRRAAVQLAGSAEDGETIDEIRDRVVTLSERERQVLAAVVAGLPNKTIAYDLDISPRTVEVHRANVMTKMKAKSLPQLVRMAMSAGFGPQ; this comes from the coding sequence ATCGCTGACTTCACCGTCCATATTGTCGATGACGAAGAGCCTGTCCGCAAGTCGCTGGCCTTCCTGCTGACGATGAACGGTTTTGCTGTCCGCATTCATGAGACGGCGGCAGCCTTTGCGGAATTTGCACCCAATGCCCGCAACGCGGTTTTGATCACGGATCTCAGAATGCCCGAAATGAGCGGCATCGACCTCGTGCGCCGGCTTGCGGCGATGAAACTGAAAGTGCCATCGATCGTCATTACCGGCCACGGTGACATCCCCATGGCCGTCGAAGCGATGAAGGCCGGGGCCACGGATTTCATCGAGAAGCCGTTCGAGGATACGGTCATCATCGATGCCATCAGGCGCGCGGCGGTCCAGCTTGCTGGTAGTGCTGAAGATGGCGAGACGATCGACGAGATACGCGACCGTGTCGTCACCCTGAGCGAACGCGAAAGACAGGTGCTGGCCGCGGTTGTCGCCGGTCTGCCCAACAAGACCATCGCCTATGATCTCGATATAAGTCCGCGCACGGTGGAGGTGCATCGGGCGAATGTCATGACGAAGATGAAGGCAAAAAGTCTGCCGCAACTTGTCCGCATGGCGATGTCGGCCGGCTTCGGCCCGCAGTGA
- the pmtA gene encoding phospholipid N-methyltransferase PmtA, which yields MALRLKQRFEKKFNEEIRFFKGMMQGPKQVGAIVPTSSITARKMASIVNPHSGLPVLELGPGTGVITKAILARGVAPEKLVSVEYSEDFFHHLVQGYPGVNFVQGDAFDLKTTLGDLADQKFDSVVSAVPLLNFPMEARIRLLEDLLDRIPAGRPVVQISYGPMSPIVAKPHSYHIQHFDFIVRNIPPAQLWIYRRG from the coding sequence ATGGCTTTGCGTTTGAAGCAGCGGTTCGAGAAGAAATTCAACGAAGAGATTCGTTTCTTCAAAGGCATGATGCAGGGTCCGAAGCAGGTTGGCGCCATCGTGCCAACCTCATCCATTACAGCCCGCAAGATGGCCAGCATCGTCAATCCGCATTCCGGCCTGCCAGTTCTGGAGCTTGGCCCTGGTACCGGAGTGATCACCAAGGCGATCCTTGCGCGCGGCGTTGCGCCGGAAAAACTTGTTTCCGTCGAATATTCCGAAGACTTCTTCCATCATCTGGTTCAGGGCTATCCGGGGGTGAATTTCGTCCAGGGCGACGCCTTCGACCTGAAAACGACCCTCGGTGATCTCGCCGACCAGAAGTTCGACAGCGTCGTGTCTGCCGTACCGCTTTTGAACTTCCCGATGGAGGCGCGCATTCGCCTGCTGGAAGACCTGCTCGATCGCATCCCGGCGGGTCGGCCGGTCGTGCAGATTTCCTACGGCCCGATGTCTCCGATCGTCGCCAAGCCGCACAGCTATCACATCCAGCATTTCGATTTCATCGTGCGCAACATCCCCCCGGCGCAGCTCTGGATCTACCGCCGGGGCTGA
- a CDS encoding tripartite tricarboxylate transporter permease, with amino-acid sequence MSTFEFLLQGLVIAFQPINLFYALIGVTLGTAVGVLPGIGPALTVALLLPVTYKLDPAGSLIMFAGIYYGGMYGGSTTSILLNTPGESASIVTALEGNKMARAGRGGPALATAAIGSFVAGLIATIGLAFIAPYIVKLALVFGPREYFALMVLAFITVSSAFGDSTLRGLTSLFIGFALAMIGIDQLTGQTRLSFGVPDLLDGIEVTTLAVAMFAIGETLFIAAQGNRGPETIEAVKGSLWMTKADWARSWKPWLRGTFIGFPIGAMPAGGAEIGTFLSYAAEKRLTKHPEEFGNGAIEGVAGPEAANNASAAGTLVPLLTLGLPTTATAAIMLAGFQQYGLQPGPLLFVTNPQLVWGLIASLLIANFMLLVLNLPLIGLWVRLLTIPKPWLYAGILLFATLGTIGANPSVFELGMLLAFGIMGYIMRVFGYPIAPVVVGLILGPLAEQQLRRALAISQGDWTVLVTSPIAAVLLAIAAAALIVPLVLRARGRGQVLAQLAANED; translated from the coding sequence ATGAGCACCTTTGAATTCCTCCTGCAGGGACTGGTGATCGCGTTTCAGCCGATCAACCTGTTCTACGCCCTGATCGGCGTGACGCTCGGCACCGCGGTTGGCGTGCTTCCGGGCATCGGCCCTGCCCTGACCGTCGCGCTGCTGCTGCCGGTGACCTACAAGCTCGATCCCGCCGGCTCGCTGATCATGTTCGCCGGCATCTACTACGGCGGCATGTATGGCGGCTCGACAACCTCGATCCTGCTCAACACGCCGGGCGAAAGCGCCTCGATCGTGACGGCGCTCGAGGGCAACAAGATGGCGCGCGCCGGGCGCGGCGGACCTGCGCTGGCGACAGCGGCCATCGGCTCGTTCGTTGCCGGTCTGATCGCCACCATCGGCCTCGCCTTCATCGCACCCTACATCGTCAAGCTGGCGCTGGTTTTCGGACCACGCGAATATTTCGCGCTGATGGTCCTCGCCTTCATCACCGTCTCGTCAGCCTTTGGCGACAGCACGCTGCGCGGCCTGACATCGCTGTTCATCGGCTTTGCCCTCGCGATGATCGGCATCGACCAGCTGACCGGTCAGACCCGTCTCAGCTTCGGCGTTCCCGACCTGCTCGACGGCATCGAGGTCACAACGCTTGCCGTTGCCATGTTTGCCATCGGCGAGACGCTGTTCATCGCAGCCCAGGGCAACCGCGGGCCTGAAACGATCGAGGCCGTCAAAGGCTCGCTGTGGATGACCAAGGCAGACTGGGCACGCTCCTGGAAGCCGTGGCTTCGCGGCACGTTCATCGGCTTTCCGATCGGCGCCATGCCGGCCGGCGGTGCCGAAATCGGCACATTCCTCTCCTATGCAGCCGAAAAGCGCCTGACCAAGCATCCGGAAGAGTTCGGCAATGGCGCCATCGAGGGCGTGGCCGGGCCTGAGGCTGCCAACAACGCTTCGGCAGCCGGCACGCTGGTTCCGCTGCTGACGCTTGGCCTGCCGACCACGGCCACGGCCGCGATCATGTTGGCCGGCTTCCAGCAGTATGGCCTGCAGCCCGGCCCCCTGCTGTTCGTCACCAACCCGCAGCTGGTCTGGGGCCTGATCGCCAGCCTGCTGATCGCCAACTTCATGCTGCTGGTGCTCAACCTGCCGCTGATCGGCCTCTGGGTTCGCCTGCTGACGATCCCCAAGCCCTGGCTCTATGCCGGCATCCTGCTGTTTGCCACACTCGGCACGATCGGTGCGAACCCATCGGTCTTCGAGCTTGGCATGCTGTTGGCCTTCGGCATCATGGGCTACATCATGCGGGTATTCGGCTATCCGATCGCGCCCGTCGTGGTTGGTCTGATCCTCGGCCCACTGGCCGAGCAGCAGCTGCGCCGGGCTCTGGCCATCAGCCAGGGCGACTGGACGGTGCTGGTCACCTCGCCGATCGCCGCCGTTCTGCTGGCGATTGCCGCTGCGGCGCTGATCGTGCCGCTGGTGCTGCGGGCGCGCGGTCGCGGCCAGGTTCTGGCACAGCTGGCGGCCAACGAAGACTAA
- a CDS encoding tripartite tricarboxylate transporter TctB family protein — translation MSGNNLPGTSPRRPDGAALGVAVVLAVIAGIILWDAAHLAALTAYSPVGPATVPYVVAFGLLGLAVWTVFAAMRRDFPEREHQEIAPVIWIIGGLAAQMLLLKTAGFSIATGLLFAATAYAFGRRKLWVSIPVGIVLSFVVWLIFARLLQLSLPAGPIERLFI, via the coding sequence ATGAGCGGGAACAACCTTCCCGGAACATCGCCACGCCGCCCCGATGGGGCGGCGCTTGGCGTGGCGGTCGTTCTCGCCGTGATCGCGGGCATCATCCTCTGGGATGCCGCCCATCTGGCTGCACTCACCGCCTATTCGCCGGTCGGACCGGCGACGGTTCCCTATGTCGTCGCGTTTGGCCTGCTCGGGTTGGCCGTCTGGACCGTCTTTGCCGCGATGCGCCGGGACTTTCCCGAGCGCGAGCACCAGGAGATCGCTCCGGTCATCTGGATCATCGGCGGGCTGGCGGCGCAGATGCTGCTGCTCAAGACAGCCGGTTTCTCGATTGCCACGGGACTGCTGTTTGCCGCCACCGCCTATGCCTTCGGGCGGCGCAAGCTCTGGGTTTCGATACCCGTCGGCATCGTGCTGTCCTTTGTTGTCTGGCTGATCTTCGCCCGGCTGCTGCAGCTCTCGCTGCCGGCCGGACCGATCGAACGCCTGTTTATCTGA
- the dnaN gene encoding DNA polymerase III subunit beta, producing the protein MRITLERSNLLKSLNHVHRVVERRNTIPILSNVLLKAEGAALDMKATDLDLEITEGTPAMVEQAGATTVPAHLLYDIVRKLPDGSEVLLATNPDGSTMTVASGRSKFSLQCLPQSDFPDLTAGSFSHAFKIKASDFKMLIDRTQFAISTEETRYYLNGIFLHTIEAGGALKLRAVATDGHRLARADVDAPSGSEGMPGIIIPRKTVGELQKLMDNPDLIIAIEISDSKIRLTIGSIVLTSKLIDGTFPDYQRVIPTANDKEMRIDCQSFAQAVDRVSTISSERGRAVKLALSDGQLLLTVNNPDSGSATEEVAVGYDNDAMEIGFNAKYLLDITAQLSGDDAIFLLADAGSPTLIRDTAGVDALYVLMPMRV; encoded by the coding sequence ATGCGTATTACACTTGAACGGTCCAATCTCCTGAAATCGCTGAACCATGTGCATCGCGTGGTCGAGCGTCGCAACACGATCCCGATCCTGTCGAACGTGCTCCTGAAGGCCGAGGGTGCCGCCCTCGACATGAAGGCCACGGACCTTGATCTGGAAATCACCGAAGGTACGCCGGCGATGGTCGAGCAGGCTGGTGCGACCACGGTCCCGGCGCACCTCCTCTACGACATCGTCCGCAAGCTGCCGGACGGGTCCGAGGTTCTGTTGGCGACCAATCCGGATGGCTCGACCATGACGGTTGCCTCCGGTCGCTCGAAATTCTCGCTGCAGTGCCTGCCGCAATCCGACTTCCCGGATCTGACTGCCGGCAGCTTCAGCCACGCCTTCAAGATCAAGGCATCCGACTTCAAGATGCTGATAGACCGGACCCAGTTTGCGATCTCGACCGAAGAGACCCGCTACTACCTGAACGGCATCTTCCTGCACACGATCGAAGCGGGCGGCGCCCTCAAGCTGCGCGCCGTCGCGACCGACGGTCACCGCCTGGCGCGTGCCGATGTCGATGCGCCTTCAGGTTCCGAAGGCATGCCGGGCATCATCATTCCGCGCAAGACCGTCGGCGAGTTGCAGAAGCTGATGGACAATCCCGATCTGATCATCGCGATCGAGATCTCGGATTCGAAAATTCGCCTGACGATCGGCTCCATCGTTCTGACTTCCAAGCTGATCGATGGCACCTTCCCCGACTATCAGCGGGTCATTCCGACGGCCAACGACAAGGAAATGCGCATCGACTGCCAGAGCTTTGCCCAGGCTGTCGACCGCGTCTCGACGATTTCGTCGGAACGCGGCCGCGCGGTGAAGCTCGCACTGTCGGATGGCCAGCTTCTGTTGACCGTCAACAACCCGGATTCCGGCAGCGCGACCGAGGAAGTGGCCGTCGGCTATGACAATGATGCGATGGAGATCGGGTTCAATGCCAAGTATCTTCTCGATATCACCGCGCAATTGTCAGGCGACGATGCGATCTTCCTCCTGGCGGATGCGGGCTCTCCGACGCTGATCCGCGACACGGCCGGCGTCGACGCGCTGTATGTGCTGATGCCGATGCGCGTTTAG
- a CDS encoding PAS domain-containing sensor histidine kinase gives MFSDMVSMQTVNALVKRRLPTAYPYILAVLSVALAFAVRLALEGILADNAPFIIFIPPILLVAAVGGLKPTLLALALSSLAAASIIGHAGMSALVPLSIFACVGIAIGVVGEMLQSVRRVIRTAEATLASREAHLRSILDTVLDATVVSTRDGTIVSFNAAAVRQFGYSEDEVVGQNLRILMPEPYRREHDGYISRYLHTGEKRIIGVDRVVVGRRKDGSTFPMKLAVGEMHSGGQTFFTGFIRDLTEREETAARLHETQSELARLARLNEMGEMASTLAHELNQPLSAIANYVHGCVRLLQDAGDPKTVMVREALEAAAEQSLRAGQIIKHLREFVTKGETDKTPENIRQVIEESGALALAGSKEKGVRTVFDFAPGAEMAMIDRIQIQQILINLMRNAIEAMKDSPYRELTVRTRLEGEGEIVVEVNDTGPGISDEIAQDLFKPFVTTKSGGMGIGLSISKRIVEAHGGEMSVSKNASGGASFRFTLPSFNEGIANADR, from the coding sequence ATGTTTTCAGATATGGTTTCGATGCAGACGGTCAATGCCCTGGTCAAGCGCCGACTGCCGACAGCCTATCCTTATATCCTGGCTGTCCTGTCGGTCGCCCTGGCCTTCGCCGTCCGGCTGGCGCTGGAAGGTATCCTTGCCGACAACGCGCCGTTCATAATCTTCATTCCGCCGATTCTGCTGGTCGCCGCCGTGGGCGGGCTCAAGCCGACGCTGCTTGCACTGGCGCTGTCGTCGTTGGCAGCGGCCTCGATCATCGGCCATGCGGGCATGTCCGCCCTCGTGCCGCTGTCGATCTTCGCCTGTGTCGGCATCGCGATCGGTGTCGTTGGCGAAATGCTGCAATCCGTGCGCCGGGTGATCCGTACGGCTGAAGCGACACTCGCCTCGCGCGAGGCGCATCTCCGCTCGATTCTCGATACTGTCCTCGATGCGACAGTCGTCAGCACGCGCGATGGCACGATCGTCTCTTTCAATGCCGCCGCCGTCCGGCAATTCGGCTATTCGGAAGACGAGGTCGTTGGGCAGAACCTGCGAATCCTGATGCCCGAACCCTATCGTCGGGAACATGACGGCTATATCTCACGCTATCTTCATACCGGAGAAAAGCGGATTATCGGCGTCGATCGGGTGGTGGTCGGACGGCGCAAGGACGGATCGACCTTCCCGATGAAGCTGGCCGTCGGCGAAATGCATTCCGGCGGGCAGACCTTTTTCACCGGCTTCATCCGCGACCTGACGGAGCGGGAGGAAACGGCTGCGCGGTTGCACGAAACGCAGAGTGAGTTGGCGCGGCTCGCCCGGTTGAACGAGATGGGCGAAATGGCATCGACCCTCGCGCACGAACTCAACCAGCCATTGTCGGCGATTGCAAACTATGTTCACGGCTGTGTCCGACTTTTGCAGGATGCCGGCGATCCGAAGACGGTGATGGTGCGTGAAGCCCTTGAGGCTGCCGCGGAACAGTCACTGCGGGCAGGGCAGATCATCAAGCATCTGCGTGAATTCGTCACCAAGGGCGAAACGGACAAGACGCCGGAGAACATCCGCCAGGTCATCGAGGAATCCGGTGCGCTGGCGCTTGCCGGCTCGAAGGAGAAGGGTGTCCGAACCGTCTTCGACTTTGCTCCCGGCGCCGAAATGGCGATGATCGACCGCATCCAGATCCAGCAGATCCTGATCAACCTGATGCGGAATGCGATCGAGGCGATGAAGGATTCCCCCTACCGCGAATTGACTGTTCGAACCCGCCTGGAAGGCGAAGGTGAAATCGTCGTGGAAGTTAACGACACAGGCCCCGGAATCTCCGATGAGATCGCCCAGGACCTGTTCAAGCCCTTCGTCACCACCAAATCCGGCGGCATGGGAATAGGGCTGTCGATTTCAAAACGTATCGTGGAAGCGCATGGCGGCGAGATGTCGGTGTCGAAAAACGCATCGGGGGGCGCAAGCTTCCGCTTCACGCTTCCGTCTTTCAATGAGGGCATTGCAAATGCAGATCGCTGA
- a CDS encoding AraC family transcriptional regulator produces MRIVDLTGVKNLLDSEHAQSLSWINDAAEPVVALGRLYPSGFRVPLHSHNKTQLWCARRGVVLVSTTDGRWMIPPGHGLIIPAGLEHATEMISEVEMHSIYVDPSVAGASGPKVVEITGLGRSLMEELVLVDVRPLSVRRQRLIMELLLDEISLLPERPLGLPFPEDERLASLCRRFLKTPAANAGIDDWARDLSMSRRSFTRLFRSETGVSFVTWRQQACLFASLPKLAAGEPVTNVALDAGYENIAAFTTMFRRMLGSSPSTYLRSRST; encoded by the coding sequence ATGCGTATTGTCGATCTTACCGGTGTCAAAAATCTGTTGGACAGCGAACATGCGCAGAGCCTGAGCTGGATCAATGATGCCGCGGAACCTGTTGTTGCGCTCGGCAGGCTCTATCCTTCCGGCTTTCGCGTGCCTTTGCATTCGCACAACAAGACCCAGCTCTGGTGCGCGCGCCGTGGCGTGGTGCTGGTCAGCACCACCGATGGGCGCTGGATGATTCCGCCTGGCCACGGTCTGATTATCCCTGCCGGGCTTGAACATGCCACGGAAATGATCAGCGAAGTCGAGATGCATTCGATCTATGTCGATCCGTCCGTTGCCGGCGCGAGCGGGCCGAAGGTGGTCGAGATCACCGGTCTCGGCAGAAGCCTGATGGAGGAACTGGTGCTGGTTGATGTAAGGCCTTTGTCGGTTCGCCGGCAACGCCTGATCATGGAACTGCTTCTGGATGAAATAAGCCTGCTACCGGAGAGGCCGTTAGGCCTGCCATTTCCGGAGGACGAGCGGCTGGCAAGCCTCTGCCGCCGTTTTCTCAAGACACCCGCCGCCAATGCCGGCATCGACGACTGGGCGCGCGACCTCAGCATGAGCCGGCGCTCCTTCACCCGCCTGTTCCGCTCCGAAACGGGCGTCAGTTTCGTCACGTGGCGACAGCAGGCCTGCCTGTTCGCTTCCCTGCCAAAACTGGCGGCGGGAGAACCGGTAACGAATGTGGCGCTCGATGCCGGCTATGAGAATATCGCAGCATTTACAACGATGTTTCGGCGCATGCTGGGAAGTTCACCCAGTACCTATCTGAGGTCGCGTTCAACCTGA
- a CDS encoding MFS transporter: MASVAATGGHDVQRTAYSIIVAASFCHMLNDIMQSLLTSLYPLLKANYALDFVQIGLLTFAFQVTASLLQPAVGVVTDRWPMPFSLPAAMLSTCAGLFTLAYAHEFYVLVIGACLIGIGSAIFHPEASRVARLASGGRHGFAQSLFQVGGNTGTAIGPLLAAFIVIPRGQTSLSGFTVIALLGFAVLSWVSVWYTRHRRSTAGRAPASRTLPLPRNKVLMTLVVLVVLTATKNAYLASLSSYFTFFTIEKFGVSVQDAQLLLFLFLGASAAGVFLGGPIGDRFGARIVIWFSILGVIPFALLLPYANLFWTSVLVVLIGFIFSSAFSAIVVFAQELVPGRVGLIAGMFFGFAFGFGGIGAAVLGVFADREGIEFVYRICSYLPLLGLLTVLLPRLPGHR; encoded by the coding sequence ATGGCAAGCGTAGCAGCAACCGGCGGGCATGACGTGCAGCGAACCGCCTATTCCATTATCGTTGCCGCCAGTTTCTGCCACATGCTGAACGACATCATGCAGTCGCTGCTGACATCGCTCTACCCGCTTCTCAAGGCCAACTACGCGCTGGATTTCGTACAGATCGGCCTGCTGACCTTCGCCTTCCAGGTAACGGCATCTCTGCTGCAGCCGGCCGTCGGCGTCGTCACCGATCGCTGGCCAATGCCGTTTTCGCTCCCTGCCGCCATGCTGTCGACCTGTGCCGGCCTGTTCACGCTGGCCTATGCCCATGAATTCTACGTGCTGGTCATCGGCGCATGCCTGATCGGGATCGGCTCGGCAATCTTCCATCCGGAAGCCTCGCGCGTCGCGCGGCTCGCATCCGGCGGCCGGCATGGCTTTGCCCAGTCGCTGTTTCAGGTGGGCGGCAATACGGGCACGGCGATCGGGCCGCTGCTGGCTGCCTTCATCGTCATTCCGCGCGGACAGACCAGCCTCAGCGGATTTACGGTGATCGCGCTCCTCGGCTTTGCCGTTCTGTCCTGGGTCAGTGTCTGGTATACCCGTCATCGCCGCAGCACGGCCGGCCGCGCACCGGCCAGCCGCACCTTGCCTCTGCCGCGCAACAAGGTGCTGATGACGCTTGTCGTGCTCGTCGTGCTGACGGCTACCAAGAATGCGTATCTGGCCAGCCTGTCGAGCTACTTCACCTTCTTCACCATCGAAAAATTCGGCGTATCCGTTCAGGATGCCCAGTTGCTGCTGTTCCTGTTCCTCGGCGCTTCGGCTGCCGGCGTGTTTCTCGGCGGCCCGATCGGCGACCGGTTCGGCGCGCGCATCGTGATCTGGTTCTCGATCCTCGGCGTCATTCCCTTCGCCTTGCTGCTGCCCTATGCCAACCTGTTCTGGACCTCGGTGCTGGTTGTCCTGATCGGCTTCATCTTCTCTTCCGCTTTCTCGGCGATCGTGGTCTTTGCCCAGGAACTGGTGCCTGGCCGTGTCGGACTGATCGCCGGAATGTTCTTCGGTTTCGCCTTCGGTTTCGGTGGCATCGGGGCTGCCGTGCTCGGCGTCTTTGCCGATCGCGAGGGGATCGAATTCGTCTACCGGATCTGCTCCTACCTGCCGCTGCTCGGATTGCTGACCGTCCTGCTGCCACGGCTGCCCGGCCACCGCTGA
- a CDS encoding helix-turn-helix domain-containing protein gives MHASFNAATLAASTPKLGTRFPAAVTGFAKPQLVINFAADEEIYGPGDKAGTFYKVAYGAVRIYRLLTDGRRQIIAFHLAGETFGFEPGLTHGFFAESIAECGLRAFSQHDGAETSHELLSLALNEMVRAQEHLLVVGRQTALERIVSFLLDISSRQGDLEHTELPMSRIDIADYLGMTIETVSRAFAKLRQEGYINLPNARTVEIRRGHALRDLCE, from the coding sequence ATGCACGCCAGTTTCAACGCCGCGACCTTAGCTGCTTCGACACCGAAACTCGGCACCCGGTTTCCCGCTGCCGTGACCGGTTTTGCCAAGCCGCAACTGGTCATCAACTTTGCCGCCGACGAAGAGATCTATGGTCCAGGAGACAAGGCCGGCACCTTCTACAAGGTCGCTTACGGCGCCGTGCGCATCTACCGCCTGCTGACCGATGGCCGGCGTCAGATCATTGCCTTTCATCTCGCCGGCGAGACCTTCGGTTTTGAGCCGGGCCTGACCCACGGTTTCTTCGCGGAATCGATTGCCGAGTGCGGGCTTCGCGCATTCAGCCAGCACGACGGTGCGGAAACCTCGCATGAACTGCTGTCGCTGGCGCTCAATGAAATGGTCCGCGCCCAGGAGCATCTCCTCGTTGTCGGTCGCCAGACGGCACTTGAGCGCATCGTCAGCTTCCTTCTCGACATCTCCAGCCGTCAGGGCGATCTGGAACATACGGAGCTTCCGATGTCGCGTATCGACATCGCCGACTACCTAGGCATGACGATCGAGACCGTTTCTAGAGCCTTCGCCAAGCTGCGCCAGGAAGGCTACATCAATCTCCCCAATGCCCGGACCGTCGAGATCCGGCGCGGACATGCTCTCCGCGATCTCTGCGAATAG